From a single Nocardioides panacis genomic region:
- a CDS encoding DUF4446 family protein — MNESLLSVLVVLLLLVSVAALVVALLALRRTTVHARRISRRNPASVPADLEGLRGEVQALRVEAADALRHLAVVRYDAFGDMGGHLSWSLALLDDSGNGVVLTSIHGRSEARTYAKNIATWSCDQAMSPEEEEAVKFAKSA; from the coding sequence ATGAACGAGTCCCTGCTCTCTGTCCTGGTCGTGCTGCTGCTCCTGGTGAGCGTCGCCGCGCTGGTGGTCGCGCTGCTCGCGCTCCGGCGTACGACGGTCCACGCGCGGCGGATCTCGCGGCGCAACCCGGCGAGCGTGCCGGCCGACCTCGAGGGGCTCCGGGGCGAGGTGCAGGCGCTCCGCGTCGAGGCCGCCGACGCCCTGCGTCACCTGGCGGTCGTCCGCTACGACGCGTTCGGGGACATGGGCGGTCACCTGTCCTGGTCGCTGGCGCTGCTCGACGACAGCGGCAACGGGGTCGTGCTGACGTCGATCCACGGCCGCAGCGAGGCCCGCACCTACGCCAAGAACATCGCCACCTGGTCCTGCGACCAGGCGATGTCGCCCGAGGAGGAGGAAGCCGTCAAGTTCGCCAAGTCGGCCTGA
- a CDS encoding DUF5926 family protein, with amino-acid sequence MGKKSRVKARSTSQPDGTAEHAGGVGPRQPCPCGSGRRYKACHGSVAGPVPTYVARPFEGINGECDLIAMREIIAAATAPLTLRDGVADGRTVQLCSLLPMAAPALSRADGSVWLGLQVQHAFGDPSRDLAAVLLKALAAEPGEGIVGLTDNPGDGPRLQDLLTDAPLEVTVHDGFDFWIADVEDPDGTAAASLESANGAANPSRRLGSVEAAYWTDVGTREHLRWVLPYDEEPLLDALARLHVAGKDVVAEGSRFVGMFRAHGRLVPVWDLPAGTGPEVLEDAVKQLATDLDAARADGSPLSADERSARHGLANRQVTIR; translated from the coding sequence ATGGGAAAGAAGTCGCGCGTCAAGGCACGCAGCACCAGCCAGCCGGACGGCACCGCCGAGCACGCGGGCGGGGTCGGGCCCCGTCAGCCGTGCCCGTGCGGGTCGGGGCGCCGGTACAAGGCGTGCCACGGCTCCGTCGCCGGCCCGGTCCCGACGTACGTCGCCCGGCCGTTCGAGGGCATCAACGGCGAGTGCGACCTGATCGCCATGCGGGAGATCATCGCCGCGGCGACCGCCCCGCTGACGCTGCGGGACGGTGTCGCCGACGGCCGGACCGTGCAGCTGTGCTCGCTGCTCCCGATGGCCGCGCCGGCGCTGTCGCGCGCGGACGGCTCGGTGTGGCTGGGCTTGCAGGTGCAGCACGCGTTCGGCGACCCGAGCCGTGACCTGGCCGCCGTGCTCCTGAAGGCGCTGGCGGCCGAGCCGGGCGAGGGCATCGTGGGCCTCACCGACAACCCCGGCGACGGGCCGCGGCTGCAGGACCTGCTGACCGACGCGCCGCTCGAGGTCACCGTGCACGACGGCTTCGACTTCTGGATCGCCGACGTCGAGGACCCCGACGGCACCGCGGCGGCCTCGCTGGAGTCCGCGAACGGCGCCGCGAACCCGAGCCGGCGGCTCGGCTCGGTGGAGGCCGCCTACTGGACCGACGTGGGCACCCGCGAGCACCTGCGCTGGGTGCTTCCGTACGACGAGGAGCCGCTGCTCGACGCGCTGGCCCGGCTGCACGTCGCGGGCAAGGACGTCGTCGCCGAGGGCTCGCGGTTCGTCGGCATGTTCCGGGCGCACGGCCGGCTGGTGCCGGTGTGGGACCTGCCCGCCGGCACCGGTCCCGAGGTGCTGGAGGACGCCGTCAAGCAGCTCGCGACCGACCTGGACGCCGCCCGGGCGGACGGCTCACCGCTGAGCGCGGACGAGCGCTCGGCACGGCACGGGCTGGCCAACCGGCAGGTCACGATCCGCTGA
- a CDS encoding TMEM165/GDT1 family protein gives MDLAIFALTFGAIFIVELPDKTFIAALVLSTRYRPLAVWIGVGLAFGVQTLVAVTAGALATLLPDLLIRSVALLIFLIGAIMLVRTAPGADAAEKEQEEEFAAKAAEPRSFVKAAVASFLVLFAAEWGDLSQLLTISFVTKYHDHVSVFAGAWAALLTVSGLAVLAGRVLLRYMRLSVLHYIGAAVCLLLAVVTLVEVVKAV, from the coding sequence ATGGACCTCGCGATCTTCGCCCTGACCTTCGGCGCCATCTTCATCGTCGAGCTGCCGGACAAGACGTTCATCGCCGCGCTGGTGCTCTCCACCCGCTACCGCCCGCTCGCCGTGTGGATCGGCGTCGGCCTCGCGTTCGGCGTGCAGACCCTCGTCGCGGTCACCGCCGGCGCGCTGGCCACCCTGCTCCCCGACCTGCTGATCCGGTCGGTGGCGCTGCTGATCTTCCTGATCGGCGCGATCATGCTGGTGCGCACCGCGCCCGGCGCGGACGCCGCGGAGAAGGAGCAGGAGGAGGAGTTCGCCGCCAAGGCGGCCGAGCCCCGCTCGTTCGTCAAGGCGGCCGTCGCGTCGTTCCTGGTGCTGTTCGCCGCCGAGTGGGGCGACCTCTCGCAGCTGCTGACGATCAGCTTCGTGACGAAGTACCACGACCACGTCAGCGTGTTCGCGGGCGCGTGGGCCGCGCTGCTCACCGTCTCGGGCCTCGCGGTGCTGGCCGGACGGGTGCTGCTGCGCTACATGCGACTGTCGGTGCTGCACTACATCGGCGCGGCCGTCTGCCTGCTCCTGGCGGTCGTCACGCTGGTGGAGGTCGTCAAGGCCGTCTGA
- the larC gene encoding nickel pincer cofactor biosynthesis protein LarC, which produces MIGWVDASSGASGDMLLGALVSAGVPLEVVAGAVDAVAPEHVALTPETVSRNGFAATRLHVDVADSSTHRTWRDVAALLAAAGLPDAVRLRAHATFERLAVAEAAVHGTSPEDVHFHEVGALDAIADVVGVCAGLAHLGLDALVVSPVAVGSGRVHGAHGEMPVPPPAVAELLRGVPSHAGPGERELCTPTGAALLTAHATSYGVQPAMTVRVVGVGAGGRDPATHANVLRLFVGEAASETPNGTDGPLLLETNVDDLDPRLWPNVLAALLTAGASDAWLVPILMKKGRPAHTLHALVSAVHADAVRTEIFRQTSTIGLREIAIGKTALDRDMRTVQVDGHEVHVKLALHNGVVVNAQPEYDDVVRAATSTGRPVKEVLADAVAASRPLVTRTAPDL; this is translated from the coding sequence GTGATCGGCTGGGTCGACGCGTCCTCGGGCGCCAGCGGCGACATGCTGCTCGGTGCCCTCGTCTCAGCCGGTGTCCCGCTCGAGGTGGTCGCCGGGGCAGTCGACGCGGTCGCCCCCGAGCACGTCGCGCTCACCCCGGAGACGGTGTCCCGCAACGGGTTCGCCGCCACCCGGCTGCACGTCGACGTCGCGGACAGCAGCACGCACCGCACCTGGCGCGACGTGGCGGCGCTGCTCGCGGCGGCCGGGCTGCCGGACGCCGTACGCCTGCGGGCGCACGCGACCTTCGAGCGGCTCGCGGTCGCCGAGGCGGCGGTGCACGGCACGTCGCCCGAGGACGTGCACTTCCACGAGGTCGGCGCCCTCGACGCGATCGCCGACGTCGTCGGGGTCTGCGCGGGTCTGGCGCACCTCGGGCTCGACGCCCTGGTGGTCTCCCCCGTCGCGGTGGGCTCCGGCCGGGTGCACGGGGCGCACGGCGAGATGCCGGTGCCGCCGCCGGCCGTGGCCGAGCTGCTGCGCGGCGTACCGTCCCACGCCGGACCGGGCGAGCGCGAGCTGTGCACGCCGACCGGCGCCGCGCTGCTGACCGCGCACGCCACGTCCTACGGCGTGCAGCCGGCGATGACCGTGCGGGTCGTCGGGGTCGGCGCCGGGGGGCGCGACCCGGCCACGCACGCGAACGTGCTGCGGCTGTTCGTCGGCGAGGCCGCGAGCGAGACGCCGAACGGCACCGACGGCCCGCTGCTGCTGGAGACCAACGTCGACGACCTGGACCCCCGGCTGTGGCCGAACGTCCTCGCGGCGCTGCTCACCGCCGGCGCCTCGGACGCCTGGCTGGTGCCGATCCTGATGAAGAAGGGCCGCCCCGCGCACACCCTGCACGCCCTGGTGTCGGCGGTGCACGCGGACGCCGTACGCACCGAGATCTTCCGGCAGACCTCCACCATCGGGCTGCGCGAGATCGCGATCGGGAAGACCGCGCTGGACCGGGACATGCGGACCGTGCAGGTCGACGGCCACGAGGTCCATGTCAAACTTGCCCTGCACAACGGCGTCGTCGTGAACGCGCAACCGGAGTACGACGACGTGGTCCGGGCCGCGACCTCGACGGGGCGCCCGGTCAAGGAGGTGCTGGCCGACGCGGTCGCCGCGAGCCGCCCCTTGGTCACCCGCACCGCCCCCGATCTTTAG
- the larB gene encoding nickel pincer cofactor biosynthesis protein LarB translates to MRDDGITPLGDYARLDTDRAARTGDPEVVYGAGKTPQQVVEILRTLAVAHPERAVLATRVADDAIDAVRAALPEAVVDAVARAVTLGPLPEARGTVGIVSAGTSDAPVAAEAALTARVYGAGVRLVSDVGVSGLHRILAAREELLAADCLVVVAGMEGALPSVVGGLVGVPLVAVPTSVGYGASFGGLAALLGMLNSCAPGVTVVNIDNGFGAGVFAARVARNAAPRPTA, encoded by the coding sequence GTGAGAGATGACGGCATCACCCCCCTGGGTGACTACGCGCGGCTGGACACCGACCGCGCGGCGCGCACCGGCGACCCCGAGGTCGTCTACGGCGCCGGCAAGACCCCGCAGCAGGTCGTGGAGATCCTCCGCACGCTGGCCGTCGCGCACCCGGAACGCGCGGTGCTCGCCACCCGGGTCGCCGACGACGCCATCGACGCGGTTCGCGCGGCACTGCCCGAGGCGGTCGTCGACGCCGTCGCCCGGGCCGTGACGCTGGGCCCGCTGCCCGAGGCGCGCGGCACCGTCGGCATCGTGTCCGCCGGCACCTCGGACGCCCCGGTCGCCGCCGAGGCCGCCCTTACCGCCCGCGTGTACGGCGCCGGGGTGCGCCTGGTGAGCGACGTCGGCGTCTCCGGGCTGCACCGGATCCTCGCCGCGCGCGAGGAGCTGCTCGCCGCCGACTGCCTGGTCGTCGTCGCCGGCATGGAGGGCGCCCTGCCCAGCGTGGTCGGCGGCCTGGTCGGGGTGCCGCTCGTCGCGGTGCCGACCAGCGTCGGCTACGGCGCGTCGTTCGGCGGGTTGGCGGCGCTGCTCGGGATGCTGAACTCCTGCGCGCCCGGCGTCACGGTCGTGAACATCGACAACGGGTTCGGCGCCGGCGTCTTCGCCGCCCGGGTCGCCCGCAACGCCGCACCCCGGCCCACCGCGTGA
- the pheA gene encoding prephenate dehydratase: MPGVPPARYAYLGPEGTFTEQALRSLPAAAKADLQPCSTVTVALDAVRGGEADGAVVPIENSVEGSVPVTLDELATGEPLQITREMTVPIAFSLLARPGVGRDDVRRIATHPHAAAQTRRWCALHLPDAEVVHTTSTAHAAFMLTQPDAGWQAAISAPVAAEHYRLATLASGIGDNPDALTRFVLVSRPGPPPPPTGRDKTSIVAFMREDHPGALLEILDQLTVRGVNMTRIESRPTGAALGNYCFSIDCEGHVEDARVGEALMGLRRVCADVRFLGSYERHDGVAPDIRVGTSDREFLDAAAWLARLRNGY, encoded by the coding sequence GTGCCCGGAGTCCCGCCTGCCCGCTACGCCTACCTCGGCCCCGAGGGGACCTTCACCGAGCAGGCGCTGCGCTCGCTGCCTGCGGCGGCGAAGGCCGACCTGCAGCCCTGCTCGACGGTGACCGTCGCGCTCGACGCCGTCCGCGGCGGCGAGGCCGACGGCGCGGTGGTGCCGATCGAGAACTCCGTCGAGGGCTCGGTCCCGGTGACGCTGGACGAGCTGGCCACCGGCGAGCCGCTGCAGATCACCCGCGAGATGACCGTGCCGATCGCGTTCAGCCTGCTGGCCCGTCCCGGTGTCGGCCGCGACGACGTACGACGGATCGCCACCCACCCGCACGCCGCGGCCCAGACCCGGCGCTGGTGCGCGCTGCACCTGCCGGACGCCGAGGTGGTGCACACCACCTCGACGGCGCACGCCGCGTTCATGCTCACCCAGCCCGACGCCGGGTGGCAGGCGGCGATCTCCGCGCCGGTGGCCGCCGAGCACTACCGGCTGGCGACCCTGGCCAGCGGCATCGGGGACAACCCGGACGCGCTGACCCGGTTCGTGCTGGTCTCCCGGCCCGGGCCGCCGCCGCCGCCCACCGGCCGCGACAAGACCTCGATCGTGGCGTTCATGCGCGAGGACCACCCGGGCGCGCTGCTGGAGATCCTCGACCAGCTCACGGTCCGGGGCGTGAACATGACCCGCATCGAGTCGCGGCCCACCGGTGCCGCGCTCGGCAACTACTGCTTCTCCATCGACTGCGAGGGGCACGTCGAGGACGCCCGGGTCGGCGAGGCGCTGATGGGGCTGCGGCGGGTGTGCGCGGACGTGCGGTTCCTCGGCTCCTACGAGCGCCACGACGGCGTGGCGCCCGACATCCGGGTCGGCACCTCGGACCGGGAGTTCCTGGACGCGGCCGCCTGGCTCGCGCGCCTCCGCAACGGATACTGA
- a CDS encoding arginine deiminase, translated as MTNHGADSEVGRLRTVMLHRPGNELKRLTPRNNDKLLFDGIPWVSRAQDEHDAFAQALRDRDVEVLYLTDLLTETLQSESAREHAIAGAMGSLHLGDTLRAYLTRALHDQSPEELCAFLTAGVRNDEVQGGHGLVTSLLAHDDFLIDPLPNLLFTRDSSVWIRDRVAITSLAMPARERETQLTELIYTGHPRFAGTPKIHGWQREHVEGGDVLLLAPGVIAVGVGERTTPAGAERLARQVFGADLAHTVLAVPIAQERATMHLDTVCTMVDVDKIVMYPNVADSLQAYAVTVRDRNGNGDADLVLQVAEAQPFLVAAAKAMSIDTLHQIDTGLDPVTAEREQWDDGNNTLAISPRVAVAYERNIETNSRLEESGIEVVAISGSELGSGRGGPRCMSCPVTREPLPRP; from the coding sequence ATGACGAACCATGGCGCCGACAGCGAGGTCGGCCGGCTCCGGACCGTGATGCTGCACCGTCCGGGCAACGAGCTGAAGCGACTGACCCCGCGCAACAACGACAAGCTGCTGTTCGACGGCATCCCGTGGGTCAGCCGGGCCCAGGACGAGCACGACGCGTTCGCCCAGGCGCTCCGCGACCGGGACGTCGAGGTGCTCTACCTCACCGACCTGCTCACCGAGACCCTGCAGAGCGAGTCCGCGCGCGAGCACGCCATCGCCGGCGCCATGGGCAGCCTGCACCTCGGCGACACCCTGCGCGCCTACCTCACCCGGGCGCTGCACGACCAGAGCCCCGAGGAGCTGTGCGCGTTCCTCACCGCCGGCGTGCGCAACGACGAGGTGCAGGGCGGGCACGGCCTGGTCACCAGCCTGCTGGCGCACGACGACTTCCTCATCGACCCGCTCCCGAACCTGCTGTTCACCCGGGACTCCAGCGTCTGGATCCGCGACCGGGTGGCGATCACGTCGCTGGCGATGCCGGCCCGGGAGCGCGAGACCCAGCTGACCGAGCTGATCTACACCGGCCACCCGCGCTTCGCCGGCACCCCGAAGATCCACGGCTGGCAGCGTGAGCACGTCGAGGGCGGCGACGTGCTCCTGCTCGCGCCGGGCGTCATCGCCGTCGGCGTCGGCGAGCGGACCACCCCGGCCGGCGCCGAGCGGCTGGCCCGTCAGGTGTTCGGCGCCGACCTGGCGCACACCGTCCTGGCGGTGCCGATCGCCCAGGAGCGGGCCACGATGCACCTGGACACGGTGTGCACGATGGTCGACGTCGACAAGATCGTGATGTACCCCAACGTCGCCGACAGCCTGCAGGCCTACGCGGTCACCGTCCGGGACCGCAACGGGAACGGCGACGCCGACCTGGTGCTCCAGGTCGCGGAGGCCCAGCCCTTCCTGGTGGCGGCCGCCAAGGCGATGAGCATCGACACGCTGCACCAGATCGACACCGGCCTGGACCCGGTCACCGCGGAGCGCGAGCAGTGGGACGACGGCAACAACACGCTGGCGATCTCGCCGCGGGTGGCGGTCGCCTACGAGCGCAACATCGAGACCAACTCACGCCTGGAGGAGTCCGGGATCGAGGTCGTCGCGATCTCCGGCTCCGAGCTCGGATCCGGCCGCGGCGGGCCGCGCTGCATGTCCTGCCCGGTCACCCGCGAGCCGCTCCCCCGGCCCTGA